From the Colletotrichum lupini chromosome 1, complete sequence genome, the window TCCCTGGGAGGCAGGAGCGACGATACGGGAAGCATGCCGCCGCGCTCACGAAATGGCATGCCTGGGCAAGGGGCCTTTGGTAGGTTCGGTGAGCCAGGTCAAGAGCCTGGACTAGGACCACCTCCGCCAATCTCCGAAGAAGGCAGACCGCCAGAGAGGAAGAGGCCACCGATGGACCCGGCAAGGCCCCAGGGACAGGGCTTCAACGACAGAGACCTGGTTCCTGCGCCCTTAGTGAGCCCGGGGATGCGACGAGATCAAGTTGCCCCTCCCCCGAGGAGTACAGCCAGGAAGAACTCTCTTTCGCAGAGGTCAGATGGAGGTTCTTACAGGGACAACCGACCAGTCACACCCCTTACGCCTGGAGACCCGGGTGCACCAGATGTTCCTCTCGCACTCAGAACCCCAACAAGAAATGGGGCAACACCCACAAGACAACCTCCTCCTATTGTCTCTCCGCCGCCTGAAATCCCTGTTCCCCCTGTTCCCCCTGCCCCAGTCTCTCCCATCGTGCAGAGTCCGCCTCCAGCCCCTCCGCCAGCGCCTGTAGCTGCGGTTGAGGAAATCATACCCGAGGAGCCTCCGGCTGTTGAGCCTACCCCTGAGCCTGAGGCTCCCGTGGAACAAGAAGATGAGAGTCGGCCAGGTTTAGGACCGATGATTAAAGCAAAGAAATCCAAGAATGACCTCGCTGGTGTGCTCTGGAAGGCTGCCTCCGCTGCCTCAGCTTTCAAGCCTCGGCCTGGTGGTGCTGGTGAAAGACTTCGACAGCTTGCCACAAAGAGCACTGAACCTGCCGAAGGAATCACAACAGTTTTCCAACCTCCGCCACGGCCTGCCTCCTCTGACGGCCCCAAAGTCACATCCCCAGAACCTGCAGTCGAAGAGACTGCTGCACCTGCGGAGCCTCCCAAGCGCACATCTGGTGTGCCTGAGGTCAAGGTCACTGTGCCTAATTCTAGTCGACCATCAAGCTTGCAGCCCTCGATTCAGGAAGTTATTAGCGTGAAGAAGCCAGAGGAATCCGTAACCAAGGAGGAGAACAGCAAGTCGATAGTTGCCGGTAATGACGCCAAGTATCTTGCATCTCTTGGTATTGACCCCACAGTCTTGGATAACAAGAGCGGCGAATTCACAAAGTGGCTTGACTACTTTGGCTGGGTTCCTGGCGAGCAGATGAGATCTCGTAACGTGGACGAGATGAGGACAGACCTTGAGCGAGAGCTCAACAAAGCCCAAGCCGGCGGCTGGCTAGCCCGGTTCCAGGAAGAGGATGATCGTGTCGAGGCTATCAAACGCGGCATCGATCTGGCAGTCGCTGAGTGTGAAGAAATGGAGAATCTTCTGACGCTGTACAGCGTTGAACTTTCGGTAGGTTGCTTCGTAAACTTTCCGAAACTGTTGCTGACTAGAAATAGACTCTTTCTGATGATATTGCATACATTGAAGCCCAAGGCCAGGGTCTTCAGGTGCAAACTGCTAACCAGAAGCTGCTCAAGAAGGAGCTCGAGTCTCTTCTTGAGAcaactactattacttctGCTGATCTGAACGCCTTGAGAGCGGCGCCACTGGAAGATCTGAACGGCCTTGAGGACATCGAAATGTCTTTGGTCACTCTCTACAAGGCCATGATCAAGATTGATCCCACATTACTAGGGGGCGAACAACGAAAGAGCGAAGATATCGGCGGAGAAGTTGATCAAGCCGTGGGTCTCGAGAACACCGACTATGGCAAGATGAGAATCGtccaggagaagaaggagatgtACCGACAAGAAAGCGCTGTCTTCTCGCGACGGTTGGTCGGCTACATGGCCCAACAGTTCGATGTGGCCTACAACGAAGTCAACAGAGCGCTTCGCGAAGCTCTTTCAAGAAAGGTGGATTCTCGCCACCACGACACCGGTCGGGACATGTTGTGGAAGTACAGTCCCTTGATCAAATACGCCAAGGACGTCGACCCCGCCAACTGGGATCGCATGATCCAGGTCTACCAAGACAAGAGCCACCCGGTCTATAAGAACGAATTCCGCCAGGTCTTGGAAGCGTGGAAGCGCAATGCGCGCAAGATGACCGCTGACGAGACATCCGAGCTCCTGTTTACATTTGAAGTCGAAAAGCAACAGGAAGGCAGAGCGACCACTGTCAGGAAGCTTACCGTCAAGCGGAGTCAAACATTGGCCAAGAGTCTGCGTTCGCCCATCGATACCAGCAGCAGGACTAACCTGAAAGAGTCGGGCGAGAACCGAAGCCTTCCTTACGAGGTATTTGGGCAGGTACTGGACGACCTTCTGCCGTTAGTTGAGATGGAGCAGAACTTCATCATCGACTTCTTCCACGCCACCACACTGGAGCAATCAGACTTCCCAGACCTGGTCGCAGCCAGCAGGCCGACAGATCGGAGAGGCGGCGACTTGCGTCGCCATCGTTTGATGGAGCCTGACCGCGATCTTGCTCGACGTGTTACTAAGGGTATGGAGGTGATTTTCATCTTCCTCGAGACAGAGATTGCCAAGCTCATTGAATGGGTTGTCCAAGCCGATCCTTTGTAAGTTGACTCCAACTCCATTTCATCGTCATGACATACTGACCAGATGCTTCAGACAAGGTGCTGGTGTCTTGGCCGTTCTCGAGCGGAACCTGTTGGATATCCAACAATCCAATCAAGACTTCCTCAACGCTCTTCTCCAGAAACTCCACGGGATCTTGGAGTCCCGATTTAAGAAATTCGTCGACGAGCAGATCCGCGCCATCGAGGAGACTAAGGTCAAGATTAATAAGCGCAAGGGCGTTATTTCGTTCATCCGTGTCTTCCCTCAGTTCTCCAACGCCGTGGAAAACATTCTCTCGGGTATCGACCCTAACCTAGCCGTGCGCAAGACGGTTGACCGCGAGTACGATCGCATCCTCAAGTCCATGTTCGACTCCCTCAAGATCATTGCCCGCGAGAACCCCGCAGTCAGCGTCGGTGCGGCAGGTGCGGATCCAGAAGACAAGGAGGCTCTCAACTTCCACATTCTGCTCATCGAAAATATGAACCACTTCCTCGAGGAGATCAACACGCACGGCCTCAATGTCCTCGAAGACTGGCGTGAGGCTGCGACAGGCGAGATGAATGAGCACATGAACCTGTACCTGAACGCTGTGATGCGCCGCCCCCTCGGCAAGCTTCTCGAGTACGTCGAGAACATCGAGGGCCAACTGCAGTCGGGCAAGCCCGGCTCGAGCATCGCTTCGCAGCCATCCAATTCCAAGTCCACCTTCCACAAGGTCTTGGCAACGTACGACTCGCGCGAGGTCCGCAAGGGTATCGAGACGTTGCGCAAGCGCGTCGAGAAGCACTTTGGCGACGCGGACGACCCTGCTCTCAGCCAGAAGCTTGTGATCAAGGTGCTCCGCGAGTGCGAACGCTTCTACGGCGAAGTGGAGCTGCGCATTAGCCGCATCACCGCCGACGTCTACAGCGGAGACGTCCTCTTCGAGTGGCCCCGCGCCGAGGTTAAGTCTGGCTTCCGCTAGAGGCATATGCTGCTTGGCCTGAGAGCTGGGACCTATTGATTTGATTCCGATGATGCTGCCATAAGAAAGCAAGCCAATCGCAGCATCAACTTTTGTCGAATTGACTTTTTTCTCCCAAGAACCCCCCCGTTCTATTTAGGTTGCTTCCTAACACGACTAAGGGAAGCATTGCATTGCGGAAGGACGACCGGGTTTGTGTCAAGTGTGCCCGCAACTGCTTACTCTGGCTTCTATTTTCCCTTCTCAAGATACCTTTCTACGAGCAAGAGAAGATGAGAAAATTTGGGGACCAGAGAGAAGGGGAGGAtaatggtggtggtggggagGGTGAACATGTTGTTTTTTTGTCATGTTTTTTCTATAGGCGGCAGAAGGGCAAGGGATATCTTTGGAGGCGACGTTTTTTGAAGGCCACTTGATCCGAGAGGGAGGGATCTTCGGTATCCATGGATGGGTATGGACAACAAAACCTTTGTATTGCGCGCAAATAGGAGAGGGGACATTAGATTCCTGTGATGAAATGAGAGACCTTTACGCCGTGTAACCTCATTCTCTGATGAACACCTCTTGGTTCCTCGTGTCGGCCAAGTTGATAGCCTGTGCAACGCACGGCGGGAACAGCATGATCACGTTTCACTGACACAAGAGGCACGACAATGTTGTCACAAATCAATTTTGACCATTCTATCAACGGGATCCCCTTGGCACATCACAAACCAGCAGGCTTTAGACGGGTCTGGTCATGGACCCTAGAAACAGTACCGAAACAAGAGAGAAATGCCTCGAGGCCATAGCAGGAAGGCAAGCCGAAAAGCACGTCTGACGCCTAACGAACCTGCCATGCAAAGTCGGGTGGAGGGGCTTCGCTTCGATGTGTGTTGTTACCCTCGCCCTTCAATCCACCTCACCCAAAACTGGTGTTCCCTGACCCAGACCGTTTCCATCCATAAAATCTTTATTGTTGAAAGAATACCATCGCCCGATGTGCAATGCTTGTTCACGTATTTCATACCACAGTCATGTAAAGGTGGCGACATTCGCTGAGATGGCCAACTCGGCCATCTGGTTCGCTATCTGTTTTTTTCTGTTTTGGGTTTCCTGGAATTCGCTGAGTCGGTGACAGAGACAGCGTCTATGACAGGTGGAAAGCTCCCTGGCCTTCCTTGATGGCAGTAGAGAGCTGTTTGCGCATGGCTTCGATGCTGGTGTAGTCGGGTAGTTTGAGGTAGTTCACACACGTCA encodes:
- a CDS encoding exocyst complex component Sec3 is translated as MDNRAQRFEDEKRRIIESCFIKKDVDGSLLETYITHIRITEYSSHPTSPPPPQARTPESQKPRVIVVAVRKSGRVRMHKTKENANGSFSIGKTWNLDDLSAIESFTGPPANPTFREWAGDTGFIVTIGKPYFWNAQSDKEKKFFIASLVKIYGKYTGGKVPELSGFDQAEMAQILRNERRPPPPAQAAFRPPAMPDAASSQTSLGAPNAPSNYGTPSPGPPGPRRPPPLNGMANNSPAGSMASSFSQEPPTLRRFGNKSQESFSPSLGGRSDDTGSMPPRSRNGMPGQGAFGRFGEPGQEPGLGPPPPISEEGRPPERKRPPMDPARPQGQGFNDRDLVPAPLVSPGMRRDQVAPPPRSTARKNSLSQRSDGGSYRDNRPVTPLTPGDPGAPDVPLALRTPTRNGATPTRQPPPIVSPPPEIPVPPVPPAPVSPIVQSPPPAPPPAPVAAVEEIIPEEPPAVEPTPEPEAPVEQEDESRPGLGPMIKAKKSKNDLAGVLWKAASAASAFKPRPGGAGERLRQLATKSTEPAEGITTVFQPPPRPASSDGPKVTSPEPAVEETAAPAEPPKRTSGVPEVKVTVPNSSRPSSLQPSIQEVISVKKPEESVTKEENSKSIVAGNDAKYLASLGIDPTVLDNKSGEFTKWLDYFGWVPGEQMRSRNVDEMRTDLERELNKAQAGGWLARFQEEDDRVEAIKRGIDLAVAECEEMENLLTLYSVELSTLSDDIAYIEAQGQGLQVQTANQKLLKKELESLLETTTITSADLNALRAAPLEDLNGLEDIEMSLVTLYKAMIKIDPTLLGGEQRKSEDIGGEVDQAVGLENTDYGKMRIVQEKKEMYRQESAVFSRRLVGYMAQQFDVAYNEVNRALREALSRKVDSRHHDTGRDMLWKYSPLIKYAKDVDPANWDRMIQVYQDKSHPVYKNEFRQVLEAWKRNARKMTADETSELLFTFEVEKQQEGRATTVRKLTVKRSQTLAKSLRSPIDTSSRTNLKESGENRSLPYEVFGQVLDDLLPLVEMEQNFIIDFFHATTLEQSDFPDLVAASRPTDRRGGDLRRHRLMEPDRDLARRVTKGMEVIFIFLETEIAKLIEWVVQADPLQGAGVLAVLERNLLDIQQSNQDFLNALLQKLHGILESRFKKFVDEQIRAIEETKVKINKRKGVISFIRVFPQFSNAVENILSGIDPNLAVRKTVDREYDRILKSMFDSLKIIARENPAVSVGAAGADPEDKEALNFHILLIENMNHFLEEINTHGLNVLEDWREAATGEMNEHMNLYLNAVMRRPLGKLLEYVENIEGQLQSGKPGSSIASQPSNSKSTFHKVLATYDSREVRKGIETLRKRVEKHFGDADDPALSQKLVIKVLRECERFYGEVELRISRITADVYSGDVLFEWPRAEVKSGFR